One Pirellulaceae bacterium genomic region harbors:
- a CDS encoding formylglycine-generating enzyme family protein, translating into MTLISRFRRKSDKPSAEAEEERNDSLVAQAIPSVEQLHYCRVLQLPVEGESVPDPTAVNLAWNSLEEQMTPVPEGEVSMLMIDPGYLEGEPTENPTELAWVQTFYLDRCAVTNAEFSQFVAEGGYAQEYLWPAEILSHVLQFVDSTGCAGPRFWVNGQPPAGKENHPVVGICWYEANAYAHWRGKRLPTPAEWQRAATWAGCQGDAASQSRYPWGDSFDPSRCNTWNSGLGDTSAANEYYNGCTPNGVYQLIGNTWEWTAALFEVDVSPNGDRLLTSVAMGEIRGGAFDTYFASQATSQFRTGQNLLHRGRNTGFRCTVDADELVPPSDPYSFLEEGGES; encoded by the coding sequence GTGACTTTGATTTCACGATTTCGGCGAAAGTCCGACAAACCATCTGCCGAAGCTGAGGAAGAACGAAACGATTCGCTCGTCGCTCAAGCCATCCCCTCGGTAGAGCAACTTCATTACTGCCGTGTCTTACAACTTCCGGTTGAGGGTGAGTCAGTTCCAGACCCAACTGCTGTCAACCTTGCATGGAATTCGCTGGAAGAACAGATGACGCCTGTACCCGAGGGCGAAGTGTCAATGTTGATGATCGATCCAGGGTATCTGGAGGGTGAACCGACGGAAAATCCGACCGAGTTGGCTTGGGTGCAGACGTTCTATTTGGATCGTTGTGCAGTGACCAACGCCGAGTTTTCACAATTCGTGGCTGAGGGCGGATACGCGCAGGAATATCTTTGGCCCGCGGAAATCTTGTCACACGTACTGCAGTTCGTCGATTCGACGGGTTGTGCCGGACCTCGTTTCTGGGTGAATGGTCAACCACCTGCCGGAAAAGAAAACCATCCGGTCGTCGGGATCTGTTGGTACGAGGCGAATGCGTACGCACATTGGCGAGGAAAACGCTTACCGACGCCCGCTGAATGGCAGCGAGCTGCGACCTGGGCAGGCTGCCAGGGCGACGCGGCGTCGCAAAGTCGCTATCCGTGGGGCGATTCATTCGATCCATCGCGCTGTAATACCTGGAATAGTGGGCTGGGGGATACCAGCGCAGCGAACGAATATTACAACGGCTGTACACCCAATGGGGTTTACCAGTTGATTGGTAACACCTGGGAGTGGACGGCCGCGCTGTTTGAAGTCGATGTCTCCCCCAATGGTGACAGGCTGCTTACGAGCGTCGCTATGGGAGAAATCCGTGGGGGTGCTTTCGACACTTACTTTGCCAGTCAAGCAACAAGTCAATTCCGGACAGGGCAAAACCTGCTGCATCGTGGTCGCAACACTGGTTTTCGTTGTACCGTCGATGCTGACGAACTTGTCCCACCATCCGATCCCTATTCCTTCCTCGAGGAAGGTGGTGAATCATGA